One segment of Oscillospiraceae bacterium MB08-C2-2 DNA contains the following:
- a CDS encoding substrate-binding domain-containing protein, translated as MKKLFCMFLIMTLTLSLAACGGAAPLEPASSTAPAPSAAEPPKADSGTITVGIVNNPPSESGYREANVKDFEKVFAAENGYEAKTFYSLKNDEQLNAAQQFITDGVDYLLISAAETTGWDSVLKSAKEAGIKVFLFDRKIDCDENLFESAVVSDMAKEGDLAVAWLKDQKLDAYKVIHIQGAMGSDAQIGRTGALDKEFAAGTMEKIVQQTATWDEAEAKKIVESVINSGEKFNVVYAENDGMARGAVAALDEAGITHGKNGDVVIMGFDCNTWALEEVLKGNWNYDGQCSPFQATVISDMIATLENGGTLSQKIVISEERGFDAATITQADIDTYGL; from the coding sequence ATGAAAAAGCTGTTTTGTATGTTTTTAATCATGACGCTTACTCTTTCACTGGCTGCATGCGGAGGTGCCGCTCCCCTAGAGCCTGCCAGTAGCACTGCTCCGGCCCCCAGCGCCGCTGAACCGCCTAAAGCAGATTCGGGCACCATTACAGTCGGTATTGTCAACAACCCTCCCTCTGAATCCGGCTATCGTGAAGCCAATGTTAAAGATTTTGAAAAAGTATTCGCTGCCGAAAATGGATACGAAGCAAAAACTTTTTACAGCCTCAAAAATGACGAGCAGTTGAATGCCGCCCAGCAGTTTATCACCGACGGCGTGGATTATCTGCTGATATCCGCTGCAGAGACAACTGGCTGGGACAGTGTCCTGAAATCCGCCAAAGAGGCTGGCATCAAGGTCTTCCTGTTTGACCGTAAGATCGATTGTGATGAAAACCTGTTTGAATCCGCTGTTGTTTCCGACATGGCCAAGGAAGGCGACCTCGCCGTTGCATGGCTGAAGGATCAGAAGCTGGATGCCTATAAGGTAATTCACATTCAGGGCGCCATGGGCTCAGATGCTCAGATCGGCCGCACCGGTGCGCTGGACAAGGAATTTGCAGCCGGTACAATGGAGAAAATTGTACAGCAGACAGCCACTTGGGACGAAGCAGAAGCCAAGAAAATTGTGGAATCCGTTATAAACTCCGGTGAGAAATTCAACGTTGTCTATGCTGAGAACGACGGTATGGCAAGAGGCGCTGTTGCCGCTTTGGATGAAGCCGGTATTACCCACGGCAAAAATGGCGATGTTGTTATCATGGGCTTTGACTGCAATACCTGGGCGCTGGAAGAAGTGCTCAAGGGCAACTGGAACTACGATGGTCAGTGCAGCCCCTTCCAGGCCACTGTGATCAGTGACATGATCGCAACACTGGAAAACGGCGGAACCCTCTCACAGAAAATTGTGATTTCGGAAGAAAGAGGCTTTGATGCCGCCACCATCACCCAGGCAGACATTGATACATATGGCTTATAA